A single genomic interval of Oryza sativa Japonica Group chromosome 7, ASM3414082v1 harbors:
- the LOC4342894 gene encoding uncharacterized protein, whose product MSDDVIWHCIRHNHCSFMAKITTGIFCRNPYNATGICNRSSCPLANSRYATIRDHDGIFYLYMKTAERAHLPNKLWERVKLPRNYEKAMEVINKHLEFWPKLLVHKIKQRLTKMTQYRIRMRKLQLKVREKVMTMPRKETQRHLRRMDKAEKAAQLEKNIESELKERLKKGVYGDIYNYPFKEFDTILEMEKDDVAPTEEEEEEEVEYVEGDDEMDDMEDIEDFGGLPDDDEDDDNDGETDEDDLLDEPVAKKPKGRGSDLRSNIGKKSKKLITEVERDDDMGIRRRTRM is encoded by the exons atGAGCGACGACGTGATATGGCACTGCATCCGGCACAACCACTGCAGCTTCATGGCCAA GATCACGACGGGGATATTCTGCCGGAACCCGTACAACGCCACCGGAATATGCAACCGGAGCTCCTGCCCTCTCGCCAACAGCCGCTACGCCACCATCCGGGACCATGACG GTATTTTCTACCTATACATGAAAACAGCTGAAAGAGCCCATCTTCCGAACAAATTATGGGAGAGGGTCAAACTACCCAGAAATTATGAGAAAGCAATGGAAGTCATCAATAAGCATCTT GAATTTTGGCCCAAGTTACTTGTGCACAAAATTAAGCAGCGCCTGACAAAAATGACTCAGTATCGGATAAGAATGAGGAAGCTTCAACTGAAAGTGAG AGAGAAGGTGATGACAATGCCCAGGAAGGAGACTCAGCGCCATCTCAGAAGAATGGATAAAGCTGAAAAGGCCGCTCAGTTGGAAAAG AATATTGAAAGTGAATTGAAGGAACGGTTGAAGAAAGGTGTCTATGGTGACATCTATAACTATCCCTTCAAAGAATTTGACACTATTCTTGAAATGGAAAAAGATGATGTAGCTCCTactgaggaagaggaagaa GAAGAGGTGGAGTATGTTGAAGGTGATGATGAAATGGATGACATGGAAGACATTGAAGATTTTGGAGGCCTtcctgatgatgatgaagatgatgataaTGATG GTGAGACGGATGAAGATGATCTTTTGGATGAACCGGTAGCAAAGAAACCTAAAGGGCGAGGTTCTGATTTGAGATCAAATATAGGGAAAAAATCCAAGAAGCTTATCACTGAG GTGGAACGAGATGATGACATGGGTATCAGACGAAGGACGCGAATGTGA
- the LOC9268920 gene encoding phosphatidylinositol N-acetylglucosaminyltransferase subunit A, translating to MENVTGEGISDQIERFQTQLQMDGRGRKHRILMVSDFFFPNFGGVESHIYYLSQCLLKLGHKVIVMTHAYGNRSGVRYVTGGLKVYYVPWKPFLMQNTLPTLFLTFPIVRTILIREKISVVHGHQAFSTLCHEALMHARTMGYKVVFTDHSLYGFADAGSIHMNKVLQFTLADIDQAICVSHTSKENTVLRSGISPEKVFMVPNAVDTAMFTPSPDRLSCDEIVIVVISRLVYRKGADLLVEVIPEVCRLFPKVRFIVGGDGPKRVRIEEMREKFSLQDRVEMLGAVPHAQVRSVLISGHIFLNSSLTEAFCIAILEAASCGLLTVSTRVGGVPEVLPDDMVVLAEPAPEDMVRAVRKAIDMLPGIDPQVMHLRMKKLYSWDDVAKRTEIVYDRAMQSPQTDLLERLPRYLRCGAWAGKLFCLVMIINYLLWCLLEYLQPTEGIEEVPDIRPVHARLESVDDTCETQGKGI from the exons ATGGAGAATGTTACTGGAGAAGGAATCTCGGATCAGATAGAGAG aTTTCAAACACAGCTACAAATGGATGGGCGAGGGAGAAAGCACAGGATTTTGATGGTGTCAGATTTCttctttccaaactttggcggCGTGGAAAGCCACATCTATTATCTGTCGCAGTGTCTCCTTAAGCTTGGCCATAAG GTGATTGTCATGACGCATGCATATGGGAATCGTTCTGGAGTACGATATGTTACAGGTGGCTTGAAGGTTTATTATGTTCCATGGAAGCCATTCCTGATGCAGAATACATTGCCTACATTATTCTTGACATTTCCGATTGTGAGGACCATTCTTATTCGTGAGAAGATCTCTGTGGTGCATGGACATCAGGCTTTCTCAACATTGTGCCATGAAGCACTGATGCATGCTAGGACGATGGGGTACAAAGTTGTCTTCACAGATCACTCGCTTTACGGTTTTGCTGATGCTGGAAGCATTCACATGAATAAGGTGCTGCAGTTTACTCTTGCAGATATTGATCAGGCCATATGTGTCTCTCACACAAGCAAAGAGAATACTGTCTTGAGATCAGGGATATCTCCAGAGAAGGTTTTCATGGTTCCTAATGCAGTTGATACTGCAATGTTTACTCCCTCTCCAGATCGCTTGAGCTGTGATGAAATTGTTATTGTTGTGATAAGTAGATTAGTGTATCGAAAGGGTGCAGACCTTCTTGTGGAAGTTATTCCAGAAGTATGCCGTCTTTTTCCTAAG GTTCGCTTTATTGTTGGAGGTGATGGTCCAAAACGTGTGCGAATTGAAGAAATGAGGGAGAAGTTTTCCCTTCAGGATAGAGTTGAGATGTTAGGAGCTGTGCCTCATGCTCAAGTGCGATCTGTTCTGATATCTGGTCATATTTTTTTGAACAG TTCGCTTACAGAGGCCTTTTGTATAGCCATTTTGGAAGCAGCAAGTTGTGGATTGTTGACAGTAAGTACTAGAGTCGGTGGTGTTCCAGAG gtTTTACCAGATGATATGGTAGTACTTGCAGAACCAGCTCCTGAAGATATGGTACGAGCTGTCAGGAAGGCTATCGATATGCTTCCTGGCATAGATCCCCAAGTTATGCATCTTCGA ATGAAAAAGCTTTATAGTTGGGACGATGTGGCGAAAAGAACAGAGATTGTGTATGATCGTGCAATGCAGTCACCACAAACAGATTTGCTAGAACGCCTTCCACG ATACCTCAGATGTGGAGCTTGGGCAGGCAAACTGTTTTGTCTTGTTATGATCATCAACTACCTACTATGGTGCCTCCTAGAATATCTGCAG CCCACTGAAGGTATTGAAGAGGTCCCAGATATCAGGCCAGTACATGCTCGTTTAGAATCAGTAGATGATACATGTGAAACTCAAGGAAAAGGAATTTAG
- the LOC4342895 gene encoding guanosine nucleotide diphosphate dissociation inhibitor 2 produces MDVEYDVIVLGTGLKECILSGLLSVDRLKVLHMDRNDYYGGDSTSLNLNQLWKRFKGEGTPPAQIGASRDYNVDMIPKFMMANGTLVRVLIHTGVTKYLSFKAVDGSYVFNKGKIHKVPSTDMEALKSPLMGLFEKRRAGKFFLFVQDYKENDPSTHKGYDLNKMTTKELISKYGLDDNTIDFIGHAVALHKEDNYLTEPAIDTVKRMKLYAESVGRFQGGSPYIYPLYGLGELPQGFARLSAVYGGTYMLNKPECKIEFNDEGKVCGVTSEGETAKCKKVVCDPSYIPDKVRKVGKVFRAIAIMSHPIPNTADSHSVQIIIPQKQLGRKSDMYVFCCSYSHNVASKGKFIAFVSAQAESENPAAELKPGIDLLGPVDELFIDTYDRFEPTNDPSSDNCFISTSYDATTHFESTVMDVLSIYTKITGKTVDLSVDLSAASAAEDDL; encoded by the exons ATGGACGTGGAGTACGACGTGATCGTGCTCGGGACGGGGCTCAAGGAGTGCATCCTCAGCGGCCTCCTCTCCGTCGATCGCCTCAAG GTGCTGCATATGGACAGGAATGATTACTACGGTGGAGACTCCACATCGCTCAACCTGAATCAG CTATGGAAAAGGTTCAAAGGTGAAGGTACTCCCCCGGCGCAAATTGGGGCTAGCAGAGACTACAATGTAGACATGATTCCAAAG TTTATGATGGCAAATGGTACATTGGTCCGTGTACTTATCCACACTGGTGTTACCAAGTACTTATCATTCAAAGCTGTTGATGGAAGCTATGTCTTCAATAAGGGAAAG ATCCACAAGGTTCCCTCTACTGATATGGAAGCTCTCAAGTCTCCATTGATGGGATTGTTCGAGAAGCGCAGAGCAGGGAAGTTCTTCCTTTTTGTCCAAGATTACAAGGAAAATGATCCAAGTACCCACAAGGGATATGACCTTAACAAAATGACCACCAAGGAGCTTATCTC aAAATATGGTTTGGATGATAATACAATAGACTTTATTGGCCATGCAGTGGCTCTTCATAAAGAGGATAACTACCTGACAGAACCTGCAATTGACACTGTAAAGCGGATGAAG CTTTATGCAGAATCAGTGGGTCGTTTTCAAGGAGGATCACCATATATTTATCCCTTGTATGGCTTAGGAGAGCTGCCACAG GGTTTTGCAAGGCTTAGTGCTGTCTATGGTGGGACATACATGTTAAATAAGCCAGAGTGCAAG ATAGAATTTAATGATGAAGGAAAAGTTTGTGGTGTTACGTCAGAAGGGGAGACTGCAAAATGTAAGAAGGTTGTCTGTGATCCATCATACATACCTGATAAG GTTAGAAAAGTTGGAAAAGTTTTTCGGGCAATCGCTATCATGAGCCATCCAATCCCAAATACTGCAGATTCTCACTCTGTACAGATCATAATACCACAAAAGCAACTTGGACGCAAATCAGACAT GTATGTTTTCTGTTGTTCCTACTCTCACAATGTTGCATCAAAAGGGAAGTTCATCGCGTTCGTGTCAGCACAAGCAGAGAGTGAAAATCCAGCGGCGGAATTGAAACCAGGGATAGACCTTCTTGGGCCAGTGGATGAACTATTTATTGATACATACGACAGATTTGAACCTACTAATGACCCATCTTCAGACAATTGTTTCATCTCAACA AGTTATGATGCCACAACACACTTTGAGTCTACTGTGATGGATGTTCTTTCCATCTATACAAAGATCACCGGAAAG ACGGTTGATCTCAGTGTGGATTTAAGTGCTGCGAGTGCTGCTGAAGATGATCTCTAA